In Paenibacillus sp. FSL M7-0420, a single genomic region encodes these proteins:
- a CDS encoding response regulator transcription factor, with protein sequence MFTILVVEDDAKLRQLFCTVLTRHGYRTVPAVNGEDALAMLDKDYIDLMICDIMMPVMDGFELTRMIRDNNSQLPVLMVTARENFADKQQGFLVGIDDYMVKPVNVNEMLLRVGALLRRAKIISERKIEWAETVLDYDTLTVIQGPERIVLPQKEFYLLYKMISYPNKIFTKQQLMDEIWGMDSESDEHTVVVHINRLRERFRDNPDFEIVTVRGLGYKAVKQG encoded by the coding sequence ATGTTTACTATTCTTGTAGTGGAGGATGACGCCAAGCTGCGGCAGCTTTTCTGTACTGTACTGACCAGACACGGCTACCGCACGGTTCCGGCTGTGAATGGCGAGGATGCGCTGGCGATGCTGGATAAGGATTATATCGATCTGATGATCTGCGATATTATGATGCCCGTGATGGACGGCTTCGAGCTGACACGGATGATCCGGGACAACAACAGTCAGCTTCCGGTCCTGATGGTGACGGCGCGGGAGAATTTTGCCGATAAGCAGCAGGGCTTCCTCGTTGGCATTGATGATTATATGGTCAAGCCGGTCAATGTGAATGAGATGCTCCTGCGTGTCGGGGCGCTGCTGCGCCGGGCCAAAATCATCAGCGAACGCAAAATCGAATGGGCAGAAACGGTGCTCGACTATGATACGTTAACCGTGATTCAGGGGCCAGAGCGCATCGTGCTGCCGCAGAAGGAATTCTATCTCCTCTATAAAATGATCTCTTATCCGAATAAAATTTTCACCAAGCAGCAGCTCATGGATGAAATCTGGGGGATGGACTCCGAGTCGGATGAGCATACGGTGGTGGTTCACATTAACCGGCTGCGGGAGCGTTTCAGGGACAATCCGGATTTTGAAATCGTCACGGTCAGAGGGCTTGGCTATAAGGCGGTGAAGCAGGGATGA
- a CDS encoding DHA2 family efflux MFS transporter permease subunit has product MILGAFLATLNQTIMSVATPELMHDFNITAATAQWLTTGYMLVNGVLIPITAYLMQRFTTRELFQASMFIFFAGTLVSALAGSFPVLLTGRMIQAAGAGIIMPLLTQVILTLFPREKRGAAMGMVGLAIIFAPAIGPTLAGYIMERYSWEMMFYGMLPLTVMVIVCGFIYLRNVAERSFPKIDITSVILSTIGFGTLLYGFSRAASAGWSSAEVLLSLAAGAVSLGLFIWKQLTSVSPLLDLRAFQYNMFSLTTVISVAVTIVMYADMMLLPLYLQNARGFTAMESGLLLLPGAVIMGALMPVTGKLFDRFGAKWLAIIGLTITILTTLSFVNLTDSTSYSYLMLMSTGRRIGMALLLMPIQTLGLNQLPSRLNSHGTAISNTVRQVAGAVGTSLLVTVMTSRTATHFQELAASGGAAGETQQHMVMEASIQGINDSYLIIVGIGIIGLILSFFIKQVGQAKEPGVKQKIVVAEEV; this is encoded by the coding sequence ATGATTCTGGGTGCCTTTCTGGCTACACTAAATCAGACCATCATGAGCGTGGCTACACCGGAGCTGATGCATGACTTCAATATTACGGCGGCCACGGCCCAGTGGCTCACTACCGGCTATATGCTGGTTAACGGTGTGCTGATTCCCATTACGGCCTATCTGATGCAGCGCTTCACTACACGGGAGCTGTTCCAGGCCTCGATGTTTATTTTCTTTGCGGGTACCCTTGTATCGGCGCTCGCGGGAAGCTTCCCGGTGCTGCTGACCGGACGGATGATTCAGGCTGCCGGTGCCGGCATTATCATGCCGCTGCTCACCCAGGTTATTTTGACCCTCTTCCCGCGTGAGAAAAGAGGCGCCGCCATGGGGATGGTCGGGCTGGCTATTATCTTCGCCCCGGCCATCGGCCCTACGCTGGCCGGATATATTATGGAGCGTTATTCTTGGGAGATGATGTTCTACGGCATGCTTCCGCTCACGGTTATGGTCATCGTATGCGGTTTTATTTATCTGAGAAATGTGGCCGAGCGTTCTTTTCCCAAAATCGATATCACCAGCGTAATCCTGTCCACCATCGGATTCGGCACCCTGCTCTACGGCTTCAGCCGGGCAGCCAGTGCTGGCTGGTCCAGCGCAGAGGTGCTATTGTCGCTGGCCGCCGGCGCCGTGTCGCTAGGATTATTCATATGGAAGCAGCTCACCTCCGTGAGCCCGCTGCTGGATCTGCGGGCCTTCCAATACAATATGTTCTCCTTGACCACCGTCATCAGTGTGGCGGTTACGATTGTGATGTATGCGGATATGATGCTGCTGCCGCTCTATCTGCAGAATGCTCGCGGCTTCACCGCTATGGAATCCGGCCTGCTGCTGCTGCCCGGCGCGGTGATTATGGGGGCGCTGATGCCGGTCACCGGCAAGCTGTTCGACCGCTTCGGAGCGAAATGGCTCGCCATTATCGGCCTGACGATCACGATTCTGACTACACTCAGCTTCGTGAATCTTACAGACTCGACAAGCTACAGTTATCTGATGCTGATGTCCACCGGCCGCCGGATCGGAATGGCCTTGCTGCTGATGCCTATTCAGACCCTCGGGCTGAATCAGCTGCCCTCCAGGCTGAATTCACATGGTACAGCGATCTCCAATACCGTAAGGCAGGTTGCCGGCGCAGTAGGTACCTCTCTGCTGGTCACCGTGATGACCAGCCGTACCGCCACCCACTTCCAGGAACTCGCAGCCAGCGGCGGAGCTGCCGGCGAGACTCAGCAGCATATGGTCATGGAGGCTTCCATCCAGGGCATCAACGATTCCTATCTGATTATTGTGGGCATCGGAATAATCGGGCTGATCCTCTCCTTCTTCATTAAGCAGGTGGGGCAGGCCAAAGAACCGGGTGTGAAGCAGAAGATTGTTGTCGCTGAGGAAGTCTAA
- a CDS encoding HAMP domain-containing sensor histidine kinase — translation MIRRRDRGLWWYFVSMVFVIILFFVFILGITAFLYYRLGNHTREHGNPFPPVLTMMLFSLVVGTTITILVGKKILAPITDFSKAAKEIADGNFNIYLNESHRINEISEVAHHFNLMVQELRSIETLRNDFVVNVSHEFKTPIAAIEGYAMLLQEENLSKEEHDEYTGMIIESSRQLSNLSGNILKISKLENQEMLSELAEYPLDEQLRQALLLLESLWSAKQLNLDIELDEQRYYGNEELMMQVWLNVLGNAIKFTPEGGTISVALHPDGAWISVVIADTGIGMTPKVRKHIFEKFYQGDPARAAGGNGLGLPLAARIISLSKGTIEVRSEPGQGSAFTIKLPRGGA, via the coding sequence ATGATTCGGAGAAGAGACAGGGGGCTATGGTGGTATTTCGTCTCAATGGTGTTCGTGATCATTCTATTCTTTGTCTTCATCCTGGGAATCACAGCCTTCTTGTATTACCGGCTGGGCAATCATACCAGGGAGCACGGCAATCCGTTTCCGCCTGTTCTCACGATGATGCTGTTCAGCCTGGTCGTCGGGACCACGATCACTATCCTGGTAGGCAAGAAGATCCTGGCCCCGATTACAGACTTCAGCAAGGCAGCCAAAGAGATTGCAGACGGCAACTTCAATATCTACCTGAATGAGTCCCACCGGATCAATGAGATCAGTGAGGTGGCACATCATTTCAACCTTATGGTTCAGGAGCTACGCAGCATCGAGACCCTCCGCAATGACTTCGTCGTGAATGTGTCTCATGAATTCAAGACGCCCATTGCCGCAATCGAAGGGTACGCCATGCTGCTGCAGGAAGAGAATCTGAGCAAGGAGGAGCATGACGAATACACCGGAATGATCATTGAAAGCTCACGGCAGCTCTCCAACCTGTCCGGTAACATCCTCAAGATATCCAAGCTGGAGAACCAGGAGATGCTCTCCGAACTGGCCGAATATCCGCTGGACGAGCAGCTCCGCCAGGCCCTGCTGCTGCTGGAATCCCTCTGGTCCGCCAAGCAGCTGAATCTGGATATTGAGCTGGATGAGCAGCGGTATTATGGCAACGAGGAGCTGATGATGCAGGTGTGGCTTAATGTGCTCGGCAATGCGATCAAGTTCACGCCGGAGGGCGGAACGATCTCGGTCGCGCTCCACCCGGACGGGGCCTGGATCTCGGTGGTCATCGCGGACACCGGCATCGGCATGACCCCGAAGGTGCGCAAGCACATCTTCGAGAAGTTCTACCAGGGCGACCCCGCCCGCGCCGCCGGGGGCAACGGCCTCGGCCTGCCGCTCGCTGCGCGCATCATCAGCCTGAGCAAAGGCACCATTGAGGTGCGCAGCGAGCCGGGCCAAGGCTCGGCGTTCACGATCAAGCTGCCGCGAGGCGGGGCTTGA
- a CDS encoding ABC transporter ATP-binding protein/permease, translating into MLQLKNITKSYKTGEFTQVALDKVNLNFRESEFVAILGQSGSGKTTLLNIVGGLDQYDSGELIINGQSTERFKDSEWDAYRNNSVGFIFQSYNLISHLSITDNVEMGMTLSGVSSAEKHRKALEVLEKVGLKDHVHKKPNQLSGGQMQRVAIARALANNPDIILADEPTGALDSETSEQIMELIKSIAEDKLVIMVTHNPELAENYADRVIRFSDGHAISDSNPLPTQKTSSAYKLKQTSMSFFTALKLSGKNIATKKWRTGLTAFASSIGIIGIALILSLSNGFDKQISSYETGALSNFPISINQTAMNLQNAGPPGQETTELPSYPAEKKLYPYDPTVNSAIHTNVLTKEYIEYLDGIDPKLIDGVSYTRTVNMNWLVKNGDKASVLDKSKITVAPYPSKQGSASGSYLEQYYDLLEGKFPTEKTDLVLIVDQYNRLTDGAVNALGLDYEAKSINLSDLVGTPLKLVMNNDYYKQNGEQFVVNATGGNLNDLYNSPKAVTLNIVGVLRAQEGSTISTLSPGLVYSDELAASFIADAQKSEIVLAQEKSDINVLTGQALSEGVAGGGSSTGMGEMPLVNAGMAAAANMSSMTKENALAALGATDIPSAVSLYPIDFSAKESVTAYLDKWNEGKAAEDQVQYTDLAAIVTNISGGIMDGITMVLVAFAAISLVVSLIMIAIITYISVMERTKEIGVLRALGARKKDITRVFNAETFIIGACSGILGIGITYLLTIPVNAILYNLTELKNVAQLNPLHALILGVISVLLTMLGGAIPAKMAAKKDPVTALRSE; encoded by the coding sequence ATGCTGCAATTAAAAAACATTACCAAGAGCTATAAGACCGGTGAATTCACTCAAGTTGCACTGGATAAAGTAAATCTCAATTTCAGAGAAAGTGAGTTCGTTGCGATTCTGGGCCAGAGCGGCTCAGGTAAGACCACGCTGCTTAATATCGTCGGCGGACTGGATCAGTATGACAGCGGAGAGCTGATCATTAACGGCCAATCGACGGAGCGCTTCAAGGACAGCGAGTGGGATGCGTACCGCAATAACAGTGTCGGCTTTATTTTTCAGAGCTATAATCTGATCTCGCACTTAAGCATCACGGACAACGTGGAGATGGGGATGACACTCAGCGGGGTATCTTCAGCCGAGAAGCACCGCAAGGCGCTGGAGGTACTGGAGAAGGTCGGACTTAAGGATCATGTGCACAAAAAGCCGAACCAGCTCTCAGGCGGACAGATGCAGCGTGTGGCGATTGCCCGTGCGCTCGCGAACAATCCGGATATTATCCTGGCCGATGAGCCTACCGGAGCTCTGGATTCGGAGACCAGTGAGCAGATCATGGAGCTGATCAAGTCGATTGCCGAGGATAAGCTCGTCATCATGGTTACCCACAACCCTGAGCTGGCAGAGAACTATGCAGACCGCGTGATCCGCTTCTCGGATGGTCATGCGATCTCGGACAGCAATCCGCTGCCTACACAGAAGACCTCAAGTGCTTATAAGCTGAAGCAGACAAGCATGAGCTTTTTCACAGCCCTCAAATTATCCGGCAAAAACATTGCCACCAAGAAATGGCGCACGGGGTTGACCGCTTTTGCCTCCAGTATCGGAATTATCGGTATTGCCCTGATCCTGTCCCTGTCCAATGGCTTCGACAAACAGATCAGCTCCTATGAAACCGGGGCCTTATCCAACTTCCCGATCTCCATCAACCAGACGGCAATGAATTTGCAGAATGCAGGTCCTCCAGGGCAGGAAACAACGGAGCTCCCCTCCTATCCGGCTGAGAAAAAGCTGTATCCATACGACCCTACGGTGAATTCAGCCATCCACACGAACGTGCTGACCAAGGAGTATATCGAGTACCTTGACGGAATCGATCCCAAGCTGATTGACGGCGTCTCTTACACCCGTACCGTGAATATGAACTGGCTGGTGAAGAATGGGGACAAGGCGTCGGTTCTGGATAAAAGCAAGATCACAGTAGCACCGTATCCAAGCAAACAGGGCAGTGCCTCGGGCAGCTATCTGGAGCAATACTATGATCTGCTGGAGGGGAAATTCCCGACAGAGAAGACGGATCTTGTGCTGATCGTGGATCAGTACAACCGTCTGACCGATGGAGCAGTGAATGCGCTTGGACTGGATTATGAAGCAAAGAGTATCAATCTGAGTGATCTGGTCGGAACTCCGCTCAAGCTGGTCATGAACAATGATTATTATAAGCAAAATGGTGAACAGTTTGTAGTCAATGCAACCGGAGGAAATCTGAATGACCTCTACAACAGCCCCAAGGCAGTAACACTTAATATTGTCGGTGTGCTGCGCGCACAGGAGGGGTCGACAATCTCAACGCTGTCGCCCGGCCTGGTCTACTCCGATGAGCTGGCGGCTTCCTTCATTGCAGATGCACAGAAGTCGGAAATTGTACTCGCACAAGAGAAATCCGATATCAATGTATTGACGGGGCAAGCCTTGTCGGAGGGGGTCGCAGGCGGGGGCTCCAGTACCGGAATGGGCGAGATGCCGCTCGTGAACGCCGGAATGGCAGCGGCAGCCAACATGTCATCCATGACGAAGGAGAATGCCCTTGCAGCGCTGGGGGCCACGGATATTCCAAGCGCAGTCTCGCTGTATCCGATTGATTTCAGCGCCAAGGAATCTGTAACGGCTTATCTCGATAAGTGGAATGAAGGCAAAGCGGCGGAGGATCAGGTGCAGTACACCGATCTTGCGGCGATTGTGACGAATATTTCCGGCGGAATTATGGACGGGATTACGATGGTGCTGGTTGCTTTTGCGGCGATTTCCCTGGTGGTCTCCCTGATCATGATTGCGATCATTACTTATATCTCCGTAATGGAACGTACGAAGGAGATCGGCGTACTGCGTGCACTGGGTGCCCGTAAGAAGGATATCACGCGGGTGTTCAATGCCGAGACCTTCATTATCGGGGCATGCTCGGGGATTCTGGGCATCGGCATCACTTATCTGCTGACCATCCCGGTCAATGCAATCCTCTACAACCTGACGGAGCTGAAAAATGTCGCCCAGCTGAATCCGCTCCACGCGCTCATTCTTGGTGTCATCAGCGTCCTGCTCACTATGCTGGGCGGAGCTATTCCGGCCAAGATGGCGGCGAAGAAGGACCCGGTGACTGCCCTGCGCAGTGAATAA
- a CDS encoding RAP domain-containing protein codes for MGFAEEHQRWLEYHKKRRTGERLDRLDRGHRHGEQMFVERVWWPIFGKLDDLHPEYEVADWRGRPYFVDFVWKPGQVKFAIEIKGYGPHVQNTDRTRYRQELNREMYLQIAGYRVIAIPYDDLESAPEQTISLLKALLTPSLLKTSSEGSGQFTRIERDMLRMASRMNGMIRPVDVVKGLGIDPRTVKKNLNSLCDKGKLTPVLLQGSNRICRYELVPSIMDNEIW; via the coding sequence ATGGGATTTGCTGAAGAGCATCAGAGATGGCTGGAGTATCATAAGAAACGCAGGACAGGGGAACGTCTGGACCGGCTGGACCGGGGCCATCGGCATGGGGAGCAAATGTTTGTGGAGCGGGTATGGTGGCCGATTTTCGGGAAGTTGGATGATCTTCATCCGGAGTACGAGGTAGCAGACTGGCGGGGCAGGCCGTATTTTGTGGATTTTGTGTGGAAGCCGGGACAGGTTAAATTCGCTATTGAGATCAAAGGATATGGGCCGCATGTTCAGAACACGGACCGGACCCGCTACCGCCAGGAGCTGAACCGGGAGATGTATCTGCAGATTGCCGGATACCGCGTCATCGCCATCCCGTACGATGATCTGGAGTCTGCACCGGAGCAGACCATCTCCCTGCTGAAAGCTTTGCTAACCCCAAGTTTGTTGAAAACCAGTTCGGAGGGAAGCGGCCAGTTTACGAGGATAGAGCGTGACATGCTGCGGATGGCGAGCCGGATGAATGGCATGATACGGCCGGTGGATGTGGTGAAGGGGCTTGGTATTGATCCGCGAACGGTGAAGAAAAACTTGAATAGTTTGTGTGACAAAGGCAAGCTTACGCCTGTCTTGTTACAAGGAAGTAATAGAATCTGCCGGTATGAGCTTGTTCCATCTATTATGGATAATGAGATATGGTAG